The following are from one region of the Nicotiana tomentosiformis chromosome 7, ASM39032v3, whole genome shotgun sequence genome:
- the LOC138896354 gene encoding uncharacterized protein, producing the protein MEELHRQFEHLRHEDLSVSRYEMRFLELAPHAVWLVPIEREKINRFINGLNQQFRFVMTLENIAGAKFDEVVDSARRLEMPYHNMGHPYRPAQMARSAQRGASDSYGSYNTRSGQSSFSALPVQSLQHASSAQVSTGSATGYQEHQLRQRRGCFDYGDLGHIKRDCPRLLSGTPQQSSRLMVPAPTVIPPTQLARGRA; encoded by the exons ATGGAGGAATTGCACAGGCAGTTCGAGCATTTACGTCATGAGGACCTATCTGTGTCTCGGTATGAGATGCGGTTTTTAGAATTGGCTcctcatgcagtttggttggttcccattgagagggagaagatcaacaggttcattaatggcctcaaccagcagtttcgttttgttatgactctggaAAATATAGCAGGTGCTaaattcgacgaggtggttgatagtgCTCGACGGCTAGAGATG CCCTACCACAACatgggtcatccttataggcccgctcagatggctcgttcaGCCCAGCGTGGTGCATCAGACAGCTACGGTTCTTACAATACTCGCTCAGGCCAGTcctcattcagtgcactaccagtgcagagttTGCAAcatgcctcgtctgctcaggTTTCTACAGGAAGTGCCACGGGTTATCAGGAGCACCAgctccgtcagaggaggggttgtttcgattATGGGgatttgggtcacataaagagagattgccctagattGTTGAGTGGGactccacagcagagttctcggctGATGGTACCAGCACCGACAGTTATACCACCCACCCAGCTAGCTCGGGGAAGGGCTTAG